Genomic segment of Cottoperca gobio chromosome 6, fCotGob3.1, whole genome shotgun sequence:
CAACTTTAGGTCGGTACGAATTTTCCAGAAGAATTGTCCTGCGTTTACATCGGGCCCTTGTAGAGAGtcagcgctgctgctgctctcaggTGAGTCCGGTTTCATCCTCAGTTCTCCAGCTTCTGCCTCTCCTCCGGTCTGCGCGCTCCTCTACTCGCTCCCGCACTGACGTCATAGCAGGACCGGGCGGCGTGTTGACCAATCACAGGGCACCAAAGAATGTGCGAGCTCAGCAAGACATCTCACTCCTCACGGTTTTCTCCAGCTTattcactactactactactactactactactactactactactactactactactactactactactactactactactactactactactactactactactactactactattagattattactactactactactactactactactattactactactactactactactactactactactactactactactactattagattattactactactactactactactactactatactactactactactactactactactactactactactactactactactattactactactactagtagtactaataataataatcatcataataataataatattatacaaGCATGTATGGACAAGAGCAAACAATGCACAAGACCAATCCTTTTTTCATCCGTCCATTTATTAACTTTTCTAGAGCTTTTGATTATATAGTTTTCCCAGTTATCATGAAAGTTGTAGATgttcaaatgtcaaacttttcccCTGATCACTTTGAGAAATGTTCATTCAAGTTGGCTAGAAAATTACAAATTAAAGTTCAATGATGACAGGTCCATTTAGTAAGGCTGTTTAGTGGGCTTTTGATaatttcacattgttttcatcaGTTGGCTATATAGAGTCATTTTTCTTAATCCATATATATCtcaatatcatttatattaaatagaCTAGGACACTAGTCTAGCACACTAGTCTAGGACACTAGTCTAGGACACTAGTCTATTTAAGGGCAGATTGTAATCtgccataaaaaaaaatcaaacgcAAACAAATGGTATCataatttcaaatgtttttaaaataaaatttaaatgcCATTGCAGTTCTTTCACATCTTAAATATTGCACTCCCATAGCATTTTCTCAAATAAGATTTGCAGCATCTAATTTTGCTACCTATGgttcatattttattccatcACTGGAAGTTATGATCTACTTGACATAGCAAAGCAGTAGGCTATTGTAAGTTTAGACAAGTGAGCTCAAGAAGATCATTTCGCGCCATATACGATGCTACACAGGGTTTCACAGGCTGGAGGTAGGTGTGAGTATTCTCGAGCAATAACATATCTTTGAGGTCTGAGCCGTTTCTACGTGGCTTGAGAGCACAGGGGCCACGATATGTCTTTTGAACGGTTCCCTCCAAATCTGTACGGTTAGGATTCAATGTTTTCTGAGCACTGTTTGGAAACCACAATGgaactaaataaaaatacattgcaGTCATTCCCATTATAATTTTTAGCCACGTTTTACAGTAAATACTGGCACAAAGTCtctgaatatttcattttaattgggTTAATCCTAGCCAGTTCATGGCCATGTGTTCATGGCTACACATTAACTAAAATGTATTcttaaaatgaatgttttaacCACAAAGCAGAAATATTTATGGAGGTATTAGAATTAGACTAGCTCAACATGGCCAATGTAAAATAACTAATTCCCCCAAATACATTTGAGTTAGATTGCAATCTGCAGTACACAGATTAATCAATTCCTCATGGAAGAAAAAATCATGCCAAATAATTTATAGTCCAAAAACTTTCAAATGAACTGGTCTCTAtgggattttaaaatgtttagttttcaaGACAAGCATGTTTGCCATTCTTTTGTGTGGTTACTAATTTGTTCCTCATGTGGTGCATTAAAGCACACATCACAACATTTAGGACGACAACAGATTACAACTGTCTGCATTTTCATCAAACTTTAATGGTAATTTCTTTGTTCACTTATAATTCATGCTTAACACGGTCTCTGCGGTGCCATCAGCATTTCCTGATGAAACCTCTGGAGGTATAGTGGAACTATTTCGATTAAACATTGGACACAGGGTGTGCCATTTAATCACTTATTATTACTCCCTTTTCTCCCTTAAATTAATCCAATGTTCTTGAGGGGCActaatgtcttttatttagaTCTGTGTTTTCTATCATAGACGTTTACTGAaagcaaaacaatcacaatctaACCTGAGCTGTTTAAAAATTATATgaattttttacttttttcctAATAAATGCATTTGCAGATAAGCGGTGTTCAACCAACAACAATAGaggaaattattttattaaattcactttattttattgggATAATTACCAGACTGATCCATGGGCAAAATGTGAAGTGAACAGTCAGCTGCATAAGGCATGCACAGGGCACACAGCCATTCAAGTAAATGCAGTTTGTGGGTACTTTGGAGATGAGGCAGCTCTCATCTatcgctctctttctccctctcgctcacacacacacaaagacacacacacacacacaaacagcagagtaGCTCTACAGGAGGAGGTAATCTTCACAGTATTCCAAAGATGATGTCTGGCTGGAGCAGGAAAAATTATTAGTGAGGTTATGTTCAATGTTAATGAACTCTGAGATGTTAACAATGTACATGCTAAATGCTGCAGTCAGTCACTCACACGCTGCAGGAGGTGCTGCCCCGTGAAAGAGCGGCTGTCTGCAGGCTGGCCATCCTCTCCCACTGCCTTGCAGCGTAGGTAACCATAGAGATTCGCCACTTGGAGGGAAATACTAGCTACCACAAGTGACTggggaagacagacagaggatgCATTTAAAGAGGGACATTATGTGATGTGCCACTACTACATATGCAGAGCATGCACACAAGCAAGATGTGTCTCACCAGCCATTTAATCTtcaaggagaagagggaggtgaagaagaagaatgtccATATAAGAGGACAGATGATGAGACCCAGCCAAAATATCCTTGCTTCTGCCTCTGTCCCAATGTTATTGCCGCGGGaggcctgcacacacacacatagcaatAGTTCAAAGTTTAATACCTCAAAAATGCTCCTCCACACTCAAAATGGCACACAATGTCTTACTTTTTTGGCCTCAAACACCCAGAGGCTTTTTCCATCATCGTCGATCTGATTCCACCAGCGCAGGCCCACCAACAGCCTGCCAGTCACATTCTGAAACAAGGACaaatgtgaataataaaaaaacagtgaGGTGAAAGAAAGGGATTGAACAGTACTGAAGTGCACAAGAGGGAAAGGAAGAGGTGAGACATAGCAAAGTAAGGGGAATTAGCAGCTGACCTAGTTGACCTCTCACCTTGACAGACCAGAAGTCAAAAGAGAGCAGAGTGATGATCAGGACAAAACATGGTGCAAAATTCTCACTGATCCAGTCACAGAGCAGATATGCGACAATGGCAACCACCCGGAAGAACAGGTGGAAAAAAGAGGCGAGGGGGTGTCTGAAAAGGCACAGGATTAGAAATGATGAAGAGCCTACAAATGCCAATGATAGAATTAAAGCAAGTAGACAGAGACAACTCTGTGCTGGACAGCACATCTGAGAGGCGAGGAGACTTCCTCTGATGTTGTAaacataaaattatattttataaagatTAGCTGAACAAATctgtcacatactgtatacaagAGAGTATGACTTTTCCAATTTTTGTTTAAGACGTTTCATGTActttaaattacaataattaGTATAACAAGTTGGAAACAATCTCTCAACTGGCCGACATTCATAAaggttttatattaataatagcaAAATACGCTGTGCAAGACAAATTAGTGTATGTGATAATAAACATCTTCTGCAGTGCACCTCAAGACTGCACTTCTCCGCGCCCTCTCCTGCTCATCAGCAGCAAAGTCCAGCTCAACATCCTCCGTGTCATCCGCCATCGTCTGACAAGCATCGACAAAACACAACAGGATTACATCTTCCTAGctaatacaatacatacaaactAAATACAGTTAGAAGCAGACAGAAAATACCCAGTTTCATGATCGTAGATTTGTAAATCAAAGCGAAGTACCATTTGGGGCAAAGCGTAGGCTAGCTGTATTATAGGACTTGAATAAAGCCAGGTGTTGCAATGAAATAAGACCGACACCGACACTGCCTCTTCAGTCACTAGCTATATTTACATCAACATCAGGAAGCTTggctttaaattattttaaggT
This window contains:
- the LOC115009188 gene encoding Golgi apparatus membrane protein TVP23 homolog A-like isoform X1, with the translated sequence MTMADDTEDVELDFAADEQERARRSAVLRHPLASFFHLFFRVVAIVAYLLCDWISENFAPCFVLIITLLSFDFWSVKNVTGRLLVGLRWWNQIDDDGKSLWVFEAKKASRGNNIGTEAEARIFWLGLIICPLIWTFFFFTSLFSLKIKWLSLVVASISLQVANLYGYLRCKAVGEDGQPADSRSFTGQHLLQRPDIIFGIL
- the LOC115009188 gene encoding Golgi apparatus membrane protein TVP23 homolog A-like isoform X2, with the translated sequence MADDTEDVELDFAADEQERARRSAVLRHPLASFFHLFFRVVAIVAYLLCDWISENFAPCFVLIITLLSFDFWSVKNVTGRLLVGLRWWNQIDDDGKSLWVFEAKKASRGNNIGTEAEARIFWLGLIICPLIWTFFFFTSLFSLKIKWLSLVVASISLQVANLYGYLRCKAVGEDGQPADSRSFTGQHLLQRPDIIFGIL